From Mugil cephalus isolate CIBA_MC_2020 chromosome 4, CIBA_Mcephalus_1.1, whole genome shotgun sequence:
GGAAATTCATGATATGATGTGCGActatttacataaaaatgactTGACCTCCACCATGCAATTCTCTTacagaaagaaatttaaatgaaaaacatgtgtTAGTGTGgatctttttaattaaactcctgcaacattaaaatatgCAGACAGTTTACAGtggaggtaaaaataaaagaagaatttgGCAAGACACGGAAGAAACCCATGGACAAGGACACTGCGTTTAATTTATAAACCAATCTTTTGATTGGACACAGAAATTCCGCAGCATATAGGCATGCCCTAAATCAACGAAGGCTCTGGGACTTATCTAATGCAAAAAACAGTCACTGGATTGACTTATATTTTATGGTCCTGGTCTCCCACATGTTGTGCATTGCTgcataatacaaaacacattctATAATGTGGAAATATGACTTGTCTTATAGATGAACGTCACGCTTCTAATTCTAACAGATTGTATAAATCTGGTATGATGATTTCCATTGTGTGCATAGTGGGTATTTAGATAGACTGTACCATGTTGGTCTGTACTACATTCAAGTTATGAATTTGTAGTGTTTTCACAAGTGCTAACAGCTAAAAACATATGAACACACAACATACTGTGAATAATTGTGAGAAAGAGAAtgaattttctttaaaaattaaaatggaaaaaaaaaacaatgcatgaGTACTGTATCAGAAACCTGTTACAATAAAGAAGTAAAGTATGCTAATTGTTTACACACTAACAGTATTATTTACTGCACATTGTAGAGAATTAGCATGCAGTCTGGATTTGGGACACAGCGTGCTGTTTGAGACGATGTGCAGCTGTTTTGTTGCTTTGCTGCGCCCTCACCTGTTTCCTTTCCAGGTGAGATGCGCGTCCAGCTCCTAAACCAGACTCTGCTCAACCTCGGTTTCTTTGACGACGGACCCTACGAGGTGGCAGATCAGAAACAGCTTAATGCCCAGCTCATCCCTGTGCCTTATCACAGTTACCTGGGTAGGATTTGCCCTCCCTGCTCACTGCTGCCTGTGCACAGGAGAGAAAGCGAGGGCTGGTGGAGGGCGACACCAGGGCTCAGGCTGTACCGCGACAGGGTGGACTCTGACTGCAGCAACAGTAGCAGCTGATAAACTGCTCTGAGCTGTTGATGGAAGACTTGTTTTAGTGTCCTTGTCGGCCCCCGGGGATTATTGCTGCCCGTGTGTGACTCATAAAATCCTGAATATGACTCTCATTTTTTGAAATCTTTCTCTTTGTGGGTGGATATGCGGCCTGACATGAATTCTTATGATGCCAGTGCTGACTGCCTTTCTTGGGCAAACAAGGAAAATACTGTACTCTCCAATGACGTAATCCCCATTCCAGACAGTGCCACTGtctaaaaacagaagaacaggaaaacatgtgaaaatgtaagTGGGTGGTGAATAGTGTCAGCGTACAGTCTGAGCCCGAAATGTCGTCTCTCTGCCAGGTAGTGGTTTTGAAGGATAAACCACTGCAGCGCCACCAAAACAAAGCACCAGTCAATCACAGCCTGTTTACCTGCACCtccctcttccctttttttttctgtcttctcacTCTTCTCTTCCCCTCACCATTTCACCACCCCCATCACACCCCTCCCAcgctccctctttctgtctcttcctgttttggGCCATAGGGCTCTTGTTCATGGCTAGCCCCATTGAAGATGTGCTGCTGTACAAAACTCTGGAGCCCTCCAACCGTCCCACACCGTTTGAGGATGTAGCTCATAATAGCTACTTAGGTTTGTAGGCTTGCAGTGTTGTCGTTCGGACCGGACTGGGATTGTAGTGAACGTAGtccctttttcttcctctccactGTCTTTGTCTTAATCCTTTTTGATAATTCCGCCTCCTGTCTACGTATATAGATTGTAGTGCGTAATCTGTGTACTACATCGGACCGTGTCTTAGTGTCTAATAAAGAGACAGCCATCCCAAACTGAAAATCTGTTCAAAAGCTTGggtaatttcatttaattgattTGGTTATTTTCGTGGAACTCGTTGCTGAATCGATGGTTGTCTCTTTGGGTAACAGGAGGCTGTGTGTCTGTTCTGTCTAGATCTCTGTTGTCTCTAGTGTGTCGAGGCCATTTGTCAGTTTGCATGAGTCTGTCCGGATGAAGCCTTCCAGGGTATCTCGGTGGTGGTTTTCCTTTTGATTGCTGCTGTTTTACTAAATTAAAGTTTAACTAACAGCACAAACTGCACAGTGTCCTACAGTTCTGTGAGGCCGTACTcagagctaacattagcatgctaacacgtTCACAATGACGATGCTAACAGTTGGTCACTAGTGTACTTCCCAGGCTCCGGTTGCCTAGCAAACCTCTGGTAGTTTCCCCAACCCCAAATGTGAAGTAAGTAGAATAAAAATACTTGTAGTGTATGGTTGGTGCTAGCTCTTCAACGCTCTCTTTAATTCATGTATTTGCTGTCAACCTAAACGTTTGGCTAATTCTCTGTTTGCGTCACGTTTCAATCAACATTGAGAttatttctttaacatttttaaactgtgaCTAGAAAATGGCTCCtgataacaaattaaaaaaaaagttgtgagaGGTGATCTGACAGtaaatttaaaatctgtatCAAATAAACGAATTTAGAGAAATTTCATGCAAAACCAAAGATTCCTGGTGGCTCaagaagaaaagtcaaagacaTTTGGATTGGTCCACTGGACCCTGTCCATTGCAGTCTTAAATATCCATCGGCAGTGACAGATCGATATTTCTCTCCGTGAAGCTGCAGTCatataaacagaaaatgttggacaggtttttttttttcttttttaagaaaGTGATGTGTGGCACTTTGTTGTTACTGACCCATCATGTGGGATCTGTGTGTGGATCCGTTATAAATCTCTCTATTCACATTCCTCCAACCCTGCttcgccccccctccctcaccatATTGAGCCGTCTCCTTGACAACCCTAATTCCAACATGACCCCTGCGCCTTCATTTATAACTCACATGCTTCCATTGAACCCGACCAGATGACGTGCCACACCTATGCATGCCAGCTAAACTAAAATGAGACTGTTGTAGCAAAGCCACATGATTTCGACTGTTTATAATAAGGTCagatataaactgtaaaaacaactaTTGACTTTAAGGAGAAATGCACTGAAGGGGAAGAAACACAACTTCTAACTCCCTGAAGCCTGTAGCATCATTATAAGGCTGAAGGGACAAACAGAGGCTTTATTACAGGAGCTACCCAAAGAATGAGTTTGTCTTATATAATGAACTGAAACCATGGAGTTTATTAAGGTTAGTACTGTTTgccccatctttttttttttaacctccccGTCTCCTTTAAAACCCCTTTTCCTCCACTAAGCTTCTGTTCCCTGCTTAGCTTTACAGTGTCGACCTTGTTACAAGCCTGTGTCTTAAAAGCCACCCACTGTGGAAAAAGTAGCACCTCTTCTCCACCCGTTGGTTTTATAGACGCTGCGATGTTGCATTCCACACCTGCCACCCTGGAGCTCCTCACtgttcgtttttgttttgtctccccCTGCATGTTTACTCAGGACTAACAAATGTCCCCGTAGGTTATCCTCCGTTTTCACAACCTCTgcctgctctttttttcttttctttttttagtcttttttttaaaaaaagactagCTAAGCCTGTTGCTTGCACTCACATGAAAAGTTTTTTGTAtgatgtgtgttatttttgacaACTTGGTGCAAAACCTTCAACCAAACCTTGACTCTCTACTTTGTCCCACCTGATGTACATGCCAGCACATCCTCACATTCCTccacgtgcacacaaacacacagactggTGCACACAGCACATTCGCACAAAGGATGAGACGCTTAAGGCGATAAATCTGATTAACGTCCTCCCACTATGTTTACATACAGGCTTCACTAGCATCATGAATCTCATGAGGCATTAGGCAGAGGCCGATACATCCTCTTCTGTTACAGTCACAATCATCCTTTTTGCTTCTACCGAGTAgacacacaaccagacacactACGCAGGACATTTGCACCCATCATGAGTTTGGCATAAAATCAATAGTTACTTAAGGCACACATTTCATTAGTAAGAAGACGACAAGAACATGGTGCACAGAGAGGAGACGAGCCTCTGAGCCCCTGGTCAATACTAACCCCTGACCCTTTCCTCCTCCGCCgccctgccctcctcctccttttcctcctccttccagggTTTTCTGTCGACTCGGCTAAGGGGATAATGAGCCTGGGAGAGCTGACATTTGTTGCCGGAGCCCCCCGGGCCAATCACACAGGTGCAGTGGTGCTCCTGAAGAAGGATAACGTTTATCGGCTGGTGCCACAGCACATCTTCTGGGGGGAGGAGCTGGCTTCTTCGTTTGGGTACTCAGTAGCAACCACAGACCTCAACAGTGACGGGTGAGGAAAGGCTGAATGAGAAAACAATACACGGTGATCAGTATTAGTAAAAGCAGAGATTATACTCTATAAAAGTCTGTACATGTACTTGTTCgtttcacattcatttaaaactggCTTGTGGTGGCTACATTAGCTCGTTCCCAATAACTTTGTAGTTATATCTATGACAGTATATGTGTCTGTATATAAGGAATATAAGTctgttgtaaatgtattttaatagcACCATAAGATAGATTTTCTCAAATAAAGTACTACGCAACTGTTTAAATTCAGGACACCAATGAATGTACTCATTAATGTAATCACGTCtgaccacaaatttaaaaaacctAGATGTTCTAACTGTTGATTTAATTTGctgattctttctttctgcttctgtCTCCAGCTGGACAGACCTGATTGTCGGAGCTCCTAATTTTTTTGACCGTAAAGCAGAGATCGGCGGAGCTGTGTACGTCTACCTGAACCCCTTCGGCCACTGGGACGACCAGGCTCGGCCCATCCGTCTCAACGGGACATATGACTCCATGTTTGGAATGACGGTCTGCAGCATCGGAGATCTGGACCAGGATGGATACCAAGGTGtgagcagtgttttttttagtctattttattttgaaagtaatttctACACTGACAAAGAAACAGGTGTGTAGACAGGTGAtggtagaggaacccagggagtgACACTCAGGGTGGGGTTCTCAGGAACCTGGGGTCCTTGTCCCCCGGTTCCTGTAATGAACTCTTTTATCATAACACATATTCATGCTATTTTCCCATCACAaattttaattctttaaatacacattaacatgaatcctgCGAAGTCCCAGACCCCTGATTTAGTCAGTTGCATGTCTCCAGTTTTCCTCCATCAGACTGGGgatcacattttaaacaactgTAGCTTGACTGAGAATGAACAGTGAGAATTTTAAGTGTGTTGTGTCTGGCCAGATATCGCTGTGGGAGCACCGTTTGATGGAGATGGAAAAGTTTTCATCTACCGAGGCTCAGATTCTGGTATTGAGACAAAACCTGCTCAGGTAAGTTTTATTCAGcatgtttatgaaaaaaaaagaaaaaaagaaaaggactggaatggaagaaaaaaaagatgtgtatCGTTTATCTCATCAGGTGCTGGACGGCCGTGATTTCGATGTGAGGCGCTTTGGATATTCCATCTCAGGTGGTCTGGATATTGACAACAATCAGTATCCAGATCTGGCTGTGGGATCTTTAAATGACTCAGTGGTGCTCTTCAGGTGAGTTTTTATAAAAACCCAAATCACACCTGCAGATACATTACTTTATATGGGGTAACGTTTTTAGtacttaaatatatatttctagttaaaaaacaaaagagagagagatcaaaTCGCACATCTAACTAGATAATATTTCTCTGTGTCCCCAAGGTCTCGTCCAGTCATCCATGTGATCAGAGAAATATCTATCGACCCACAATACATTGATTTGGAGCAGTCCAACTGTAAGGGCAGAGATGGAGTCTGGTAAGAactgcacaatttaaaaacacaatttagtaacaacaataaaataaaataaaaagtatcaTTCGTTATATTGTTTTTGTAGTGTGGAGGTCATGGCCTGCTTCGCCTTCACAGCCCACCCAGCGCACTACTCACCACACATTAGTAAGTCACACCTCGGATTTCTGAACTGTTTTTATCCTCCTGTAACATGGGACTTCATATCACTCGCCACAGTGACTGCAGTCATTGCTATTTAGAGCAGAAAGTAACCTCATCTGCAACAGTAAACTTTATTATGACTTAATCACAGCTGTGTAATACGGTATTCCCTCAGATGAGGAGTTTCTATATGTCCAGCCCCTGGTGGGCTCTTTAagtgttctctgtgtgtgtcatgacatttctctttctctctctgcccgCTTTCCTCTCTTCAAGCCCTTGTGGTGCACTTTGAAGCCGACACTGATCGCAGGAAGCTGGGCCTCCCGCACCGCGTGAACTTCCTGGGCCACAGTCCCCTGGAGCCAGAGTACACGCAGACCGAAGAAGTGGAGCTGCATCGGCAGCGTCAGTCTGTGTGCACCAGCGCCATCTTCCAGCTGCATGTCAGTACCTTATTATTGGCAGGGTTTGGTTCTGGCACCTTATTTTAATCTACTGGGCAAATAcgaatgagatgagattttcactgtaaattattgtttttatcacatggaatctttttccttttcattacATATTTTGGCATATGGAAGTCagaaataacactttttttcGACATCAAGTCGTTTACCAAATCTCTTGTTGAACGTgagtcttttattttctgtcctaAAGGAGAATATCCGTGACAAATTGCGTCCCATCTCTTTGGCTGTAACCCACACTATCAAGTCCGTGCCTCTACGCAGGCACTCTGCCAAGAAGCTGGAGAAGCTGCCGCCCGTACTGAACATCTCCCCATCTAACACACTGCATTCTGAGGTCTGtaacaaaatgaaatccaaGTATTTATCGAAAAGTAACAAAAGGtaatgaaagtaaataaaagaaatgtaaagtAACATAAATAACGAAAAGTAATAAAAGGtaacaaaagtacaaaaagcaaagaaaaataataaaaaaaaagtagcagtaagtggagaaaaataatgaaaagtagcaaaagtaacaaaaaaaagtgtaagtAATGAAAAGCAACAACAGTAACGAATGTAAGTCCAGAGCTCATGTGATTCCATTAGTGCATTAATCCAGTTTTATCAGAGCAAGTTGAGCAAACATGAAACCTGTTGTTACCATTAATtgcttattttaattattttttaataagacAATAACAGCCGGTTGCTGCAGGAATAATCTTCATAAATCACAATTATCttgaaatgttttctgctgATTCATCTTTGCTACCTTCTTATCTGCACACAAGGTTTTGCAAgtttacagttgtttttgtcagtaaCTAATTTTGAGCAGAATATAATCACGAGAAATGTAGAACAAGAGAAATGTGTCTGATCAGTCAAAGATGTTCaaatacagtgttttatttgatgAACAGTCCAAACACAAGGTTATTTAATTTGCTTGTCATGAGgatgaaaaatgtatatatattaatatgaGAAACTGGAAAGAGTGAATTTCtggagcttttatttaaatttcacgTCAAAATGCAGTTAAACTTGGAACACATTTCAGAATTTATCACGCCATCCTAATCTAGTTTGAAGTAAATAGCTTGACATTTGCCTCTTCTCACTCCTGAAGGTGAACTTCCTGCGAGAAGGATGCGGCAGCGACAAAATCTGCCAGAGCAACCTGAAGCTGAGCTACCAGTTTGGAACCCGGcccctgacctcagacctcTTCACCCCCCTGCCAAAGTTAGTACCTGCCCGGATCTACTTGTGCGAgctgttgcctagcaacacaCACCCCAAGACAACATTGCGTATGCTGTGGGAgcaaagtctgtttttgtttggtgaAGATGATTGATTCTTAGTGTGATGGATCTTGAACTGATCTTTTTGTGCAAGCTCATCATAACGTGTAGCTATATTACTGTCTGATAATATACAAGAGTGGTGCCCCACTTTTCATGTGCTTTGTCGacaagacaaataataaaaattgttgctgtgctgtgctgtcaCGGATGAATGTATTCTCATTTCCATCTGCACTGTCTTCTGTGCAGAGACGAGGACAACGTGCAGGTGTTTTCTCTGTCAGACCAGCGGGTGGTGGTGCTGGAGATCACTGTCACCAACATGCCCTCTGACCCTCTGTACCCTGAGGAGGATGGCGATGACGCTCACGCTGCTCAGCTGTTTATCTCACTTCCAAACACGCTGTCGTATGGCGGCTCCAGGATCCCGCCACAGGTTCGGGCTCTGCTTAGTAAAATGCTGTCTCATATTTGCATTTTGGACACCATATTCAAGTTAGGGTCATATTCTAGATACTGTCATTTCTTtgctctgatgtgtttttttcctgcccGTTTGTAGATGAGATGTCAAGCGAATCAGAACGGTTCACAAGTGGAATGTGACCTGGGAAACCCTGTGAAACGAGGTGCTAAGGTAAAGAAGACCGACAAAGTATAGGTTTTATAAGTTGCTGCAATTACAGAATTGATATATATCTACTGACATATAACGAAACATCATTGCATCTTAACTAAAAAGAAGTCTGCTGTATTCATCAAGTGTAAAACAGCTCAACAATTCTTTATGTTTGTCTCTCAGCTGAAATTCTCCATCAACCTGAGCACGTCCAACATTACCATTGAGACCACTGAGTTGACAGCAGACCTTTTACTGACAACGTAAGCTCTCCACGTCGTCTCTCACAGTAACACGTCAAGGATCGATGACTTCCTTTTTTAAAGTCGAGGATTTGGTCACGTTGAACCCACAATTGTTTGATCTGTGTTGGTTTTGTCCACAGTATCAGTGAACAGTCTGACCTGGACCCAGTCACAGCTTATGCTAAAGTTGTGATAGagctccctctgtctgtcagtgGGTGAGTGAACGTCTTTTTAAGCCGATTTCCTTCACTAGAATTTAAGAGTGCACCCTATTCTCCTACATGTGAAGATCAGAGTTTGAGACCTGCTACAGGATTTAacactaattaattaaaattaattaaaattgcTTGATGGCAGCTTTGGGTTAGGGTTGCTGTGATTTCCACCGCAGCTACCCAGTGAGCACATTGCAGTCTTGCGTATGCAGCTGTCTGACACACTGATGTTATTATCTCACCGCAGACTTGCTCGTCCTCACCAGCTGTTCTTCAGTGGCACGGTGATGGGGGAGAGTGCCATGACCAGCCTCGAGGACGTCGGCAGCCCTGTGGATTTTGAGTTTGTGGTGAGCAACAACCTTGTGTGtgtgccgggaaacttttggacctggtatttgtgttctcagacatgtaccacccacatacACTCAcaacaggaccccctcagaaggaccatgtctattctctgatgagtcgcaactgtttatgtggcacaatggagaccttggtggtcataatgttatgcctaattaGTGTACATTAATCAATTAACatggctgaaaaaaaatcagtatgtCAGAATAATCTATCTGGCAAACATATCAGACATTACCATATACGTTTTCAATTGATTGTGTCTTACAATTATAAAAATGACCcaagaaagtttaaaaaaattccACCTTCTGATATAAATGCACCATATATATTCCTTCTCTGTCAGGTCGCTAATCCTGGCCAAGCTCTCCAGACATTCGGCTCTGCCTTCCTCAACATCATGTGGCCTTACGAGCTGACTAATAAGAAATGGCTCCTGTATCCTGCCAGCCTGAAGTTTGAGGGCCACCCAGACACTCGCTGCACCCCCACAGAAGCCCTGAATTCCCTGAAGCTACAGAGCTCCTCCCCAGCAGAGCCACAACATCCCGACAATAACGCGGTAGGTGCAGTAGCTCGAGGACGGACTTGTCCGACAGCGCTCGTGATTCGTTTTTGattcaaattattaaatgattaggactttgagaacaaaaaaacagttatgTCCACGCAAATTTTGCGTCTTCTTAAATGTGCATAAATGAATCGGTTTCAGCAGGTCGGAAGAACGCGGCGCTCTCACCCGGAGGATGAAGGTCAGGTGATGACAAAGAGCAGCGTGGGACAAACCACACCAGCTGTGGCAGCTTCAGAAAGACGCAAGTCGCTCAAATTGGtaaggaggagaatgaggagagCGATGAGCACGAGACAGTGTAAATCAGTGGTTAACTGGTTTCCTGCTAATGCACTTAAGCAACGTcagtttatttctattattaattGCAGAAATGATGAAGTGGTAGCTTTCATAGCTTTGTTATGTCTTTTGTTCTCCAGGATTGTCTCTTGGGGTCGGCACGATGTGTCCTGTTCCAGTGTCCTCTCCACAGCTTCTCTGGTCAGGCTGTCCTCAAGATCCACGCCAGACTGTGGAACAGCAGCTTTATCGAGGTAAAATGAGCCCttgcttcttttcctttctttgtgtTACTCTCCATCTCAGGCTCAGACTCCAGCTGCTAGTGGCACTTACATTCATCTCAGGACTCACTCGTCTTCTCCTTAAGCATTCAATGGAACAGTGAGTTGCATTTGTCTGAAACATGTTTTAGTATGGCACTTTGACCTCggtttgtctgtctctgtctctcaggagTTCTCAGCTGTCAGTGCCCTGGAGCTGCTGGTCAGAGCAAACATCACCGTGAAGTCCAGCATCAAACACCTGGTCCTCAGGGATGCTGCTGCACAGGTACACCCGTCTACTACTAGACATCACTCTGCTGCCACTTCGCAGTGAGCAGCTGTTAGTGTTTTGGATCATTCAGAAAGGTGTGAAAAGAGAAATATATTCACagcagttaaattaaattaaattaaattaaacaattaatcattaaaaaaaaaaaaaagcacattcagTGATAAACATTATCACAGTGTGCACTCTGCTGTCTTTCCAGGTTCCAGTGATGATTTACCCTGAGCCTGGTCTTGCTGACCAGCACTGGATCCCCTGGTGGATCATCCTCATAGCCATCCTCGCAGGCATCCTGCTGCTGACTCTACTGGTCTGCATACTCTGGAAGGTAAAACATGGGAGGCCCAgctatttttttgcaaaacacaGATCCTGCATACacatctgtgttgttttatttgtgttgtttgcgtattctagtttttttctttgtttttgtaattgtaACTGTGCTCCGTGCTATAATTGGTTAACGTATAGCTATAATGAGCCACCTTGTCATTGGaaatcaatacattttaaagACTAATCATAtgatctgttttttaaaaagtaactaTGATTGCATAATACTCGGGGTGGATTAGAAGATACATCATCTCAATCTTTACTTAAGTGTAATAGATGAGTGATGCggcataaaaataaagtaaaacgtcggtaaatttacattattacttTCCACCAAAGTTCAGCTGCCTGTACACAAGACGAACCTAAAGGTGTCACTGGCATCATTCCTGTCATTGTACTTGTCATTACTCAAGTAATGACAagcattttctccttttcctgccATGACAATCCAGTTACTTCCTACTTTGCTGATCTGTCCTGTAATCACCTTACTTCTTCCAGCTCACTCTCATCTTTCCTCTTTtgtacctgtgtttgtgttctttccCTCTTGTTGTGTCTGTTCCATTTGGGGACCGTCTGTCCCTAAATCCCCTTCCTGTCTCATCCACTCTCCTATTCTCCACTGTCCCCTGCTGTGATCTGTTGCCCCAGTGCGGGTTCTTCAAACGCAGTGAGAGGCGCCAGCACTATGAGACGGAGTACTACCGTGCCCATTTGGGGGTCCAACCCTcggaggtggagaagcaggCATCAGAGCtataatacagaaaaaaaaaaaaacatatttcccTCTGGCctgctctcccctcctcctctccctcctagCGGTAAAAAATCCTCATGCACAGTCGCTTTGTTCCTCGACCCACTCTGGGGCCGGTGGTGTTCATTATTGCATGAAATATGAGCACATTTTGACACAAACACTTACATCATATCAGTAATACCTGAGATGGAGGGTGATTGTTCTTTGGCTAAGCTGTGCACTTCTTGGAGCTCTGTGCTTGGCAGGTTTTGGATCCTTAAACATCAGCTGTGTGGTTTGCAGTGATAACTATGGCACAGTTATCAGCTTAGTTCTGTAGCCGACTTCACTAGGTGGTCGAAAACAATGTCTGTGACATTTTAGTGCATTTGGTTGACTCTTTTAAGACCAAGCGAAACACATACAATGTACatgatactgtatatatatatataagactaAAGCTAAATGTcccagtaagaaaaaaaaaaaaacacgtttgaATTTTCCATTACCCTTAAAGATTTCTGTCATGTTGCAGGCGTATAAAAAATGCTATTCTTTACATAATATTTTGTGTCTGTTCCTTTAAAAAGTTAATATCTTATTAGAAAAACTTAAAGTGGCATTGAAcaatccagaaaaaaataaaataaaaacttcttcacaaaggttttatttttggagacATGAGGGCTCCTCAACGGAAACTTGTTTACTGTGCAAAGTTTCCATGTCACACTAATAAGTTGGACCAGAACTGTCTCCATATCAGATGAGGACGCTTTACAACTTTCTACTTTCAgcagcaaacacatttttgaaagGAGGGGGACTTTAACCTCGGGGGCAGAGATAAGCCGattaaaacagtatttttcGCTGAGAGTATTTTTAGGATGTAcctagttgttgttttttaactgttccATACTTAAAGAGCAGGATGCAGCTGCTGGCTAGTTAGCTTAAATTCTGAGCATGCGGAAAACTTCCCACACAGTCGGGACCAACCGTTGTCAACGTTAAATGCATCCCACAAATCTGCCAGACTCTTGGCGTGCAGAGTATTGCTTCTACTTGAGCTTCGTTAACTGCTTCCATGTAGAGGGGAAATCCTGAGCGGGCCTGCCAAGCCTGGTTACGGTTGCTAAGCTGTGATTGGATAATAGCTGCTGTAAATGGTCACTTAGGTTTCcaaccacagactgtaaatgGCTAATTGTACTTAAAGCTTATAGGTTTCATTCGTACACTGCGTGGTAGAGCTTCAGGGTCTTTAAACAACTGGGCACTCAGATGAAGCAGTCTTAATACTCACCACTGTGATGGCTTCTGCTTTCTGCAGAAATGGGGGTGGGTTTGGGGTATAAATTCAAAACAGTTTAATCCGTGCCTATTGAACACCATTCAGCCGTCCCTCCTCCAGAGCTTTGACATGCCTGCTGTGCTGTGTTGCCTCTTAACGTTTAACCGTCTGCACACGTTCATTCCGGCATCTGTCTATGAAGGCTCTTCATTTATCATGATGTGCTTGTCATGCACGTTTCTCATTAACACCCCTATTTGACTTGCATCTCATTAAAAACAGGCTTCTCCAGGTGCCAGAATGCACTTATCACTGGGGTCACgtggtgtttttgttcattttaatgag
This genomic window contains:
- the itga7 gene encoding integrin alpha-7 isoform X6 produces the protein MAALAGHGNTGSLSSQHWTAFIWALLTLSTQVWGFNLDTTHTLHKLGDRGTFFGFSLALHQQVTPEPQSWILVGAPQAAGQGLLRGSRPGALFRCPITPEEYDCERVDIDGDVSLDRESKHNQWLGVTVKSQGIGGKVVTCAHLYELRQRVNQPSETRDPIGRCYVLSEDLTERDDLDGGEWKFCEGRPQGHEQFGFCQQGLSVSFTPDNDFILFGAPGTYNWKGFSVDSAKGIMSLGELTFVAGAPRANHTGAVVLLKKDNVYRLVPQHIFWGEELASSFGYSVATTDLNSDGWTDLIVGAPNFFDRKAEIGGAVYVYLNPFGHWDDQARPIRLNGTYDSMFGMTVCSIGDLDQDGYQDIAVGAPFDGDGKVFIYRGSDSGIETKPAQVLDGRDFDVRRFGYSISGGLDIDNNQYPDLAVGSLNDSVVLFRSRPVIHVIREISIDPQYIDLEQSNCKGRDGVCVEVMACFAFTAHPAHYSPHITLVVHFEADTDRRKLGLPHRVNFLGHSPLEPEYTQTEEVELHRQRQSVCTSAIFQLHENIRDKLRPISLAVTHTIKSVPLRRHSAKKLEKLPPVLNISPSNTLHSEVNFLREGCGSDKICQSNLKLSYQFGTRPLTSDLFTPLPKDEDNVQVFSLSDQRVVVLEITVTNMPSDPLYPEEDGDDAHAAQLFISLPNTLSYGGSRIPPQMRCQANQNGSQVECDLGNPVKRGAKLKFSINLSTSNITIETTELTADLLLTTISEQSDLDPVTAYAKVVIELPLSVSGLARPHQLFFSGTVMGESAMTSLEDVGSPVDFEFVVANPGQALQTFGSAFLNIMWPYELTNKKWLLYPASLKFEGHPDTRCTPTEALNSLKLQSSSPAEPQHPDNNAQVGRTRRSHPEDEGQVMTKSSVGQTTPAVAASERRKSLKLDCLLGSARCVLFQCPLHSFSGQAVLKIHARLWNSSFIEEFSAVSALELLVRANITVKSSIKHLVLRDAAAQVPVMIYPEPGLADQHWIPWWIILIAILAGILLLTLLVCILWKCGFFQRAHYKDKLPQYHAVKIPREDRPQFQTEKSGGVHKKEWATHWSDGTS
- the itga7 gene encoding integrin alpha-7 isoform X3; its protein translation is MAALAGHGNTGSLSSQHWTAFIWALLTLSTQVWGFNLDTTHTLHKLGDRGTFFGFSLALHQQVTPEPQSWILVGAPQAAGQGLLRGSRPGALFRCPITPEEYDCERVDIDGDVSLDRESKHNQWLGVTVKSQGIGGKVVTCAHLYELRQRVNQPSETRDPIGRCYVLSEDLTERDDLDGGEWKFCEGRPQGHEQFGFCQQGLSVSFTPDNDFILFGAPGTYNWKGLLFMASPIEDVLLYKTLEPSNRPTPFEDVAHNSYLGFSVDSAKGIMSLGELTFVAGAPRANHTGAVVLLKKDNVYRLVPQHIFWGEELASSFGYSVATTDLNSDGWTDLIVGAPNFFDRKAEIGGAVYVYLNPFGHWDDQARPIRLNGTYDSMFGMTVCSIGDLDQDGYQDIAVGAPFDGDGKVFIYRGSDSGIETKPAQVLDGRDFDVRRFGYSISGGLDIDNNQYPDLAVGSLNDSVVLFRSRPVIHVIREISIDPQYIDLEQSNCKGRDGVCVEVMACFAFTAHPAHYSPHITLVVHFEADTDRRKLGLPHRVNFLGHSPLEPEYTQTEEVELHRQRQSVCTSAIFQLHENIRDKLRPISLAVTHTIKSVPLRRHSAKKLEKLPPVLNISPSNTLHSEVNFLREGCGSDKICQSNLKLSYQFGTRPLTSDLFTPLPKDEDNVQVFSLSDQRVVVLEITVTNMPSDPLYPEEDGDDAHAAQLFISLPNTLSYGGSRIPPQMRCQANQNGSQVECDLGNPVKRGAKLKFSINLSTSNITIETTELTADLLLTTISEQSDLDPVTAYAKVVIELPLSVSGLARPHQLFFSGTVMGESAMTSLEDVGSPVDFEFVVANPGQALQTFGSAFLNIMWPYELTNKKWLLYPASLKFEGHPDTRCTPTEALNSLKLQSSSPAEPQHPDNNAQVGRTRRSHPEDEGQVMTKSSVGQTTPAVAASERRKSLKLDCLLGSARCVLFQCPLHSFSGQAVLKIHARLWNSSFIEEFSAVSALELLVRANITVKSSIKHLVLRDAAAQVPVMIYPEPGLADQHWIPWWIILIAILAGILLLTLLVCILWKCGFFQRAHYKDKLPQYHAVKIPREDRPQFQTEKSGGVHKKEWATHWSDGTS